In a single window of the Allobranchiibius huperziae genome:
- the rsfS gene encoding ribosome silencing factor, producing the protein MAATQQAVDLAKAAAAAADDKLATSVIAIDVSDQLALTDVFVVAAAGNERQIAAIVDGVLERLHTLGVKPIRREGQREDRWVLLDFGDIVVHVQHEEERDFYALDRLWRDCPVIELGA; encoded by the coding sequence GTGGCTGCCACGCAGCAGGCCGTCGATCTGGCTAAGGCCGCCGCCGCGGCCGCGGACGACAAACTTGCGACCTCGGTCATCGCGATCGACGTGAGCGACCAACTGGCCCTCACCGACGTCTTCGTCGTGGCCGCGGCCGGGAACGAACGGCAGATCGCCGCCATCGTCGACGGAGTGCTCGAACGCCTGCACACCCTCGGCGTCAAGCCGATCCGGCGTGAGGGTCAGCGCGAGGACCGCTGGGTGCTGCTGGACTTCGGCGACATCGTCGTGCACGTGCAGCACGAGGAGGAGCGCGACTTCTACGCGCTCGACCGACTGTGGCGTGACTGTCCGGTGATCGAGCTCGGGGCATGA
- a CDS encoding DedA family protein produces the protein MSGTDPWSARPDLPPGQKPPAAVDLTKPVRQRVRSEPGELPPVEEDAPREWWDDPRMPWTGKPGRKDLWCWGCIAVLGIYGLATLPLRAFLLGLNTYALAAFSGSNIAMVDIGARLRTGHEPYWWVGLLMAALTSIKFDWIFWWAGRLWGHGIIEVVAGRSRWAARTAAIAERLAKRFGGPAVFLVWFVPFLPSAIVNAFVGDVGMRLRRFLLIDFAAAIVYRGIWMYAGYRIGAPAKDFVHTLSRYSTYLTYATIAIVVVGTIVRSRRQPVRRT, from the coding sequence ATGAGTGGCACCGATCCGTGGTCGGCACGCCCCGATCTGCCGCCGGGGCAGAAGCCGCCGGCCGCGGTGGACCTGACCAAGCCCGTGCGCCAGAGGGTCCGCTCCGAGCCCGGCGAACTTCCGCCCGTCGAGGAGGACGCGCCCCGGGAATGGTGGGACGACCCGCGGATGCCATGGACCGGCAAACCCGGACGCAAGGACCTCTGGTGCTGGGGGTGCATCGCGGTCCTCGGCATCTACGGCCTGGCCACGCTGCCCCTGCGCGCCTTCCTGCTCGGCCTCAACACCTACGCCCTCGCGGCATTCAGCGGCTCCAACATCGCGATGGTCGACATCGGCGCCCGGTTGCGCACCGGGCACGAGCCGTACTGGTGGGTCGGCCTGCTGATGGCCGCTCTCACGTCGATCAAGTTCGACTGGATCTTCTGGTGGGCCGGGCGCCTGTGGGGGCACGGCATCATCGAGGTGGTCGCAGGGCGATCGCGCTGGGCTGCCCGGACGGCGGCCATCGCCGAACGACTGGCGAAGCGGTTCGGCGGTCCGGCGGTGTTCCTGGTCTGGTTCGTGCCCTTCCTGCCCTCCGCCATCGTCAACGCGTTCGTCGGCGACGTGGGCATGCGGCTGCGCAGGTTCCTGCTGATCGACTTCGCGGCCGCCATCGTCTACCGGGGGATCTGGATGTACGCCGGTTATCGGATCGGCGCTCCCGCCAAGGACTTCGTGCACACCCTGTCCCGCTACAGCACCTACCTCACGTACGCCACGATCGCGATCGTGGTGGTCGGCACCATCGTGCGCAGCCGTCGGCAGCCGGTCCGCCGCACCTGA
- a CDS encoding glutamate-5-semialdehyde dehydrogenase, translating to MTTTHTSTADARVRAAGERAHAASRRLALLSRAEKDAALMALADAVVAASDDIVRANASDLRRGAEADMPQSLQDRLRLTSGRVEAIAAALRDLAGLADPVGEVVRGSTLPNGLQIRQVRVPMGVVGMIYEARPNVTVDAAGLGLKSGNAMILRGGSAAADSNAVLVATMRRALEERDLPADAVQLLSGGRDEVTALITARGLVDLVIPRGGADLIRTVVLGATVPVIETGIGNCHVYVDAGADAVMARDIAFNAKTQRPSVCNAAESLLVHRDAAGAVLPGLLADLHDAGVVLDLDARAAAYADRSGTPYRAVTEQAWAAEFHGLEMSVGVLDSLEDAIAHIDRYGTGHTEVIVTEDRARARQFVAQVDAAVVMVNASSRFTDGGEFGFGAEIGISTQKLHARGPMALQELTSTKWVVEGDGQIRR from the coding sequence ATGACGACCACGCACACGAGCACCGCGGACGCCCGCGTACGCGCCGCGGGGGAGCGCGCCCACGCGGCGAGCCGCCGGCTCGCGCTGCTGTCGCGAGCCGAGAAGGACGCGGCGCTCATGGCGCTGGCCGACGCGGTCGTGGCGGCGAGCGACGACATCGTGCGCGCCAACGCCTCCGACCTGCGCCGCGGTGCCGAGGCCGACATGCCCCAGAGCCTGCAGGACCGCCTGCGGCTGACCTCCGGACGGGTGGAGGCCATCGCGGCCGCCCTGCGTGACCTGGCCGGACTCGCCGACCCGGTCGGCGAGGTCGTCCGCGGCTCGACCCTGCCCAACGGTCTGCAGATCCGTCAGGTCCGGGTGCCGATGGGCGTCGTCGGGATGATCTACGAGGCCCGCCCCAACGTCACCGTCGATGCGGCCGGCCTCGGCCTGAAGAGCGGCAACGCGATGATCCTGCGCGGCGGCTCCGCGGCCGCCGACAGCAATGCCGTCCTGGTGGCGACGATGCGGCGCGCCCTGGAGGAACGCGACCTCCCGGCGGATGCGGTGCAGTTGCTCTCCGGCGGCCGCGACGAGGTCACCGCGCTGATCACAGCACGCGGGCTGGTCGATCTGGTCATCCCGCGTGGTGGCGCGGACCTGATCCGGACGGTGGTCCTCGGCGCGACGGTGCCGGTGATCGAGACGGGCATCGGCAACTGCCACGTGTACGTCGATGCCGGCGCCGACGCGGTGATGGCCCGCGACATCGCCTTCAACGCCAAGACCCAGCGGCCCAGCGTCTGCAACGCCGCCGAGTCGCTGCTCGTGCACCGCGACGCGGCGGGCGCTGTACTCCCAGGGCTCCTGGCGGACCTGCACGACGCGGGGGTGGTCCTGGACCTCGACGCGCGCGCTGCGGCGTACGCCGACCGGTCCGGCACGCCGTACCGCGCGGTGACCGAGCAGGCCTGGGCGGCGGAGTTCCACGGGCTGGAGATGAGTGTGGGAGTGCTCGACTCGCTCGAGGACGCGATCGCGCACATCGACCGCTACGGCACCGGTCACACCGAGGTCATCGTCACCGAGGACCGGGCGAGGGCCCGGCAGTTCGTCGCACAGGTGGACGCCGCGGTGGTCATGGTGAACGCGTCGAGCCGTTTCACCGACGGCGGGGAGTTCGGCTTCGGCGCCGAGATCGGCATCTCCACCCAGAAGCTGCACGCCCGCGGCCCGATGGCGCTGCAGGAGCTGACCAGCACCAAATGGGTCGTCGAGGGCGACGGACAGATCCGGCGCTAG
- the rpmA gene encoding 50S ribosomal protein L27, protein MAHKKGASSSKNGRDSNAQRLGVKRFGGQVVSAGEIIVRQRGTHFHPGVNVGRGKDDTLFALVPGAVKFGQKGGRKTVNIVDAQLADVSV, encoded by the coding sequence ATGGCACACAAGAAGGGCGCGTCGTCCTCTAAGAACGGCCGCGATTCCAATGCGCAGCGACTCGGCGTGAAGCGCTTCGGCGGTCAGGTCGTCAGCGCCGGCGAGATCATCGTCCGCCAGCGCGGCACCCACTTCCACCCCGGTGTGAACGTCGGCCGCGGCAAGGACGACACCTTGTTCGCGCTCGTTCCCGGCGCTGTGAAGTTCGGGCAGAAGGGCGGTCGCAAGACCGTCAACATCGTCGATGCACAGCTGGCGGACGTCTCCGTCTGA
- the rplU gene encoding 50S ribosomal protein L21 → MYAIVRAGGRQEKVSVGDVLIIDKVSVEAGQSIDLKPLLLVDGETVTSDAAKLAKVTVKAEVVKAAKGPKITIIKYKNKTGYRKRQGHRQPLTQVKVTEINS, encoded by the coding sequence GTGTACGCGATTGTTCGCGCAGGCGGTCGCCAGGAGAAGGTCTCCGTGGGCGACGTCCTCATCATCGACAAGGTCTCCGTGGAGGCCGGTCAGAGCATCGACCTCAAGCCGCTGCTCCTGGTGGACGGCGAGACCGTCACCAGTGACGCCGCCAAGCTGGCGAAGGTCACCGTGAAGGCTGAGGTGGTGAAGGCGGCCAAGGGCCCCAAGATCACCATCATCAAGTACAAGAACAAGACCGGTTACCGCAAGCGCCAGGGCCACCGTCAGCCGCTGACGCAGGTCAAGGTCACCGAGATCAATTCTTGA
- a CDS encoding histidine phosphatase family protein: MSTTAGGESTDSRAAEAVPPRRIIVLRHGQTTFNAAGIWQGRLDAPLSDLGRQQAQEAAAALTAYGIDVIYTSDLSRALDTARALGAAVGIDPVCDARLREIDVGEWAGMTTTEVTEQFPDEQAAITAGDDLRRGRTGESVAHVATRVDAFIEDVVSTLPPGATMAVVSHGVTGRALAAQLVGMQQGVAWHCLGGLFNCHWAQLVEHRSGWRIEGWNADR, translated from the coding sequence ATGAGCACCACCGCCGGTGGGGAGTCCACGGACTCCCGGGCGGCGGAGGCGGTCCCACCCCGCCGCATCATCGTGCTGCGGCACGGGCAGACCACCTTCAACGCCGCCGGCATCTGGCAGGGACGGCTGGATGCGCCGCTGTCCGACCTCGGCCGGCAGCAGGCGCAGGAGGCAGCGGCAGCGCTCACGGCGTACGGCATCGACGTGATCTACACCTCCGACCTCTCGCGGGCCCTCGACACCGCTCGGGCCCTCGGCGCGGCCGTCGGGATCGACCCGGTCTGCGACGCGCGGCTGCGCGAGATCGATGTCGGGGAGTGGGCCGGCATGACGACCACCGAGGTCACCGAGCAGTTCCCCGACGAGCAGGCGGCCATCACGGCCGGTGACGACCTGCGACGCGGCCGCACCGGCGAGTCGGTCGCCCACGTGGCGACGCGTGTCGACGCCTTCATCGAGGATGTCGTCTCGACGCTCCCACCCGGCGCGACCATGGCCGTCGTCTCGCACGGTGTCACCGGCCGCGCGCTGGCCGCGCAGCTGGTCGGCATGCAGCAGGGCGTCGCGTGGCACTGCCTGGGCGGCCTGTTCAACTGCCACTGGGCGCAACTCGTCGAGCACCGCTCCGGGTGGCGCATCGAAGGCTGGAACGCCGACCGATGA
- the proB gene encoding glutamate 5-kinase, with the protein MTAEDEQGLRQRLAAASPLVVKVGSSSLTDARGRLDLAALTALVDTLAAHRAAGHSVVLVSSGAIAAGMAPLDLPRRPSDLPTQQAAASVGQGVLLAAYTAAFAARGLVVGQVLLTADDVTRRGHYLNARRTLERLLAMGVVPVVNENDTVATQEIRFGDNDRLAALVAQLIDAHGLLLLSDVDALYDGPPSLPGSVRVPFVPTVDALQDVRIGGSESGVGTGGMVTKVEAAAIATSAGVPTLLTSATQARAALSAADVGTVFAPTRGRGRARRIWLEHATAPQGRLVLDDGAVAAVTERRKSLLPAGIRAVEGTFSTGDAVDVVDPSGGVVARGLVNYDSRELPALLGRGTKELARELGPAYEREVIHRDDLVVLSRRRR; encoded by the coding sequence ATGACGGCTGAGGACGAGCAGGGGCTGCGGCAGCGACTCGCCGCTGCCTCGCCCCTGGTGGTCAAGGTCGGTTCCAGCTCGCTGACCGATGCCCGCGGGCGCCTCGACCTCGCCGCGCTCACCGCGCTGGTGGACACCCTGGCAGCGCACCGCGCCGCGGGACATTCGGTCGTGCTGGTCTCCTCCGGCGCCATCGCGGCCGGGATGGCGCCCCTGGACCTGCCGAGGCGGCCCAGCGACCTGCCGACCCAGCAGGCCGCGGCGAGCGTCGGGCAGGGAGTGCTGCTCGCGGCGTACACCGCGGCGTTCGCGGCGCGCGGCCTGGTCGTCGGGCAGGTGCTACTGACCGCCGACGACGTGACCCGGCGCGGTCACTACCTGAACGCGAGGCGCACCCTCGAGCGACTGCTGGCGATGGGCGTGGTGCCGGTCGTCAACGAGAACGACACGGTCGCCACGCAGGAGATCCGCTTCGGTGACAACGACCGGCTCGCCGCGCTGGTCGCGCAGCTCATCGACGCGCACGGCCTGCTGCTGCTCTCCGACGTCGACGCGCTCTACGACGGTCCGCCGTCGCTGCCTGGGAGCGTGCGCGTGCCGTTCGTCCCGACGGTCGACGCGCTGCAGGACGTGCGGATCGGCGGGTCGGAGTCGGGAGTCGGCACCGGCGGCATGGTGACCAAGGTGGAAGCGGCTGCGATCGCGACCTCGGCCGGTGTGCCCACGCTGCTCACCTCCGCCACCCAGGCCCGTGCCGCCCTGTCGGCGGCCGACGTGGGCACGGTCTTCGCGCCGACCCGCGGCCGTGGCCGTGCCCGAAGGATCTGGCTCGAGCACGCGACCGCTCCCCAGGGCCGGCTGGTGCTCGACGACGGAGCGGTCGCTGCGGTCACGGAGCGGCGTAAGTCGTTGCTGCCCGCCGGGATCCGTGCCGTGGAGGGAACCTTCAGCACCGGTGACGCCGTTGACGTCGTGGACCCCTCCGGTGGGGTGGTGGCACGGGGGCTGGTGAACTACGACTCCCGCGAGCTGCCCGCTCTGCTGGGGCGGGGCACCAAGGAGCTCGCCCGGGAGCTCGGGCCCGCGTACGAACGTGAAGTGATCCATCGCGACGATCTCGTGGTGCTGAGCAGGAGGCGTCGATGA
- the obgE gene encoding GTPase ObgE, with protein MATNFVDRVQLHVGAGSGGHGVASVKREKFKPLGGPDGGNGGRGGDVVLEVDPQSTTLLEYHRSPHRVAGNGRPGAGDERNGADGEDLVLPVPEGTVVTDGQGTVLADLVGMGTRYIVARGGRGGLGNKSLASPRRKAPGFALLGEPGDALDIVLELKTLADVALIGFPSAGKSSLVSVMSAAKPKIADYPFTTLVPNLGVVTAGSLRYTIADVPGLIPGASQGKGLGLEFLRHVERCSVLAHVVDCATLEPDRDPMSDLDAIEHELSEYVADDSLGGRPLSERTRIVILNKADVPDAQELAEMVRPDLEARGLQVFIVSAASHVGLRELSFALAAHVQEARTEAAEIVPQRIVLRPRAVDDSGFEVRRENTPDGELFRIVGDRPTRWVRQTDFANDEAVGYLADRLARLGVEDALFKAGAVPGSTVLIGPVENSVVFDWEPTMAAGAELLGARGSDLRLDEPARPTRAERREQFHARKDGQREAREDLAAERRAEVWTHRDPVEVTESADSDDDG; from the coding sequence GTGGCCACTAATTTCGTCGATCGCGTGCAGCTGCACGTGGGTGCGGGCAGTGGTGGTCACGGCGTCGCGTCCGTGAAACGCGAGAAGTTCAAGCCGCTCGGTGGACCGGACGGCGGCAACGGCGGCCGTGGCGGGGACGTCGTCCTCGAGGTCGACCCGCAGTCGACCACCCTGCTGGAGTACCACCGCAGTCCGCACCGCGTCGCCGGCAACGGCCGTCCCGGCGCCGGTGACGAGCGCAACGGCGCCGACGGGGAAGATCTGGTGCTGCCGGTCCCGGAGGGCACGGTCGTGACCGACGGTCAGGGCACGGTGCTGGCCGATCTGGTCGGCATGGGCACCCGCTACATCGTCGCCCGCGGCGGTCGCGGCGGCCTGGGCAACAAGTCGCTGGCCTCGCCGCGTCGTAAGGCGCCCGGGTTCGCGCTGCTCGGGGAGCCGGGCGACGCGCTCGACATCGTGCTGGAGCTGAAGACGCTCGCCGATGTGGCGCTGATCGGATTCCCGTCCGCCGGCAAGTCCAGCCTGGTGTCGGTGATGTCGGCGGCCAAGCCGAAGATCGCCGACTACCCCTTCACCACGTTGGTGCCGAACCTCGGCGTCGTGACCGCCGGGTCCCTGAGGTACACGATCGCCGACGTCCCGGGTCTGATCCCCGGCGCGAGCCAGGGCAAGGGCCTCGGGCTGGAGTTCCTGCGGCACGTGGAGCGCTGCTCGGTGCTCGCCCACGTCGTCGACTGCGCCACGCTGGAACCGGACCGCGATCCGATGTCGGATCTGGACGCCATCGAGCACGAGCTGTCGGAGTACGTCGCGGACGACTCCCTCGGCGGCCGGCCGCTGTCCGAGCGCACCCGCATCGTGATCCTGAACAAGGCCGACGTACCGGACGCCCAGGAGCTGGCCGAGATGGTGCGACCGGACCTGGAGGCCCGCGGACTGCAGGTGTTCATCGTCTCGGCCGCCTCGCACGTGGGGCTGCGGGAGTTGAGCTTCGCGCTCGCCGCGCACGTACAGGAGGCCCGCACCGAGGCCGCCGAGATCGTGCCCCAGCGGATCGTGTTGCGCCCCCGGGCCGTGGACGACTCCGGCTTCGAGGTGCGCCGCGAGAACACGCCGGACGGCGAGCTCTTCCGGATCGTGGGCGACAGGCCCACCCGGTGGGTGCGTCAGACGGACTTCGCCAACGACGAGGCGGTCGGCTACCTCGCCGACCGCCTGGCACGGCTCGGCGTGGAGGACGCGCTCTTCAAGGCCGGCGCCGTGCCCGGGTCGACCGTGCTCATCGGGCCGGTCGAGAACTCCGTGGTCTTCGACTGGGAGCCGACGATGGCCGCCGGCGCGGAACTGCTCGGCGCGCGCGGCAGTGATCTGCGGCTCGACGAGCCGGCCCGCCCGACGCGCGCCGAGCGGCGTGAACAGTTCCACGCCCGCAAGGACGGCCAGCGCGAGGCCCGCGAGGATCTTGCCGCCGAACGACGCGCCGAGGTCTGGACCCACCGCGACCCCGTCGAGGTGACCGAGTCGGCGGATTCCGACGATGACGGCTGA
- the nadD gene encoding nicotinate-nucleotide adenylyltransferase produces MRLGVMGGTFDPIHHGHLVAASEVQTLLGLDEVVFVPTGQPWQKANQRVTPAEHRYLMTVIATASNPRFSVSRVDIDREGPTYTLDTLKDLQRQRPDAELFFITGADALSQILSWRGVDQMWDMAQFIGVTRPGHLLSDAGLPRERVILKEIPAMAISSTDCRRRVQSGQPVWYLVPDGVVQYIGKYNLYRPGAGEIRED; encoded by the coding sequence ATCCGGCTCGGGGTGATGGGCGGCACGTTCGACCCCATCCACCACGGCCACCTGGTCGCCGCCAGCGAGGTCCAGACCCTTCTCGGACTGGACGAGGTGGTCTTCGTGCCCACCGGTCAGCCCTGGCAGAAGGCCAACCAGCGGGTGACGCCTGCTGAGCACCGGTACCTCATGACGGTGATCGCGACAGCGTCCAACCCCAGGTTCAGTGTCAGCCGGGTCGACATCGACCGGGAGGGCCCGACGTACACCCTGGACACGCTGAAGGACCTGCAGCGCCAGCGCCCGGACGCCGAGCTCTTCTTCATCACCGGCGCCGACGCGTTGTCGCAGATCCTGTCCTGGCGCGGGGTCGATCAGATGTGGGACATGGCCCAGTTCATCGGGGTCACCCGGCCGGGGCACCTGCTCTCGGACGCGGGGCTTCCGCGGGAACGGGTGATCCTGAAGGAGATCCCGGCCATGGCCATCAGCTCCACCGACTGCCGGCGACGGGTCCAGTCGGGTCAACCCGTCTGGTACCTCGTGCCGGACGGCGTCGTGCAGTACATCGGGAAGTACAACCTCTACCGGCCAGGTGCCGGTGAGATCAGGGAGGACTGA
- a CDS encoding glycosyltransferase family 2 protein, producing MRVELSVVVPMFNEEAVLPLFVERLRPVLDRIGATYEVVAVDDGSGDLTAATLQRMKRTWPELRVLRLRTNSGHQAAISAGLVAARGDWMVTIDADLQDPPEVIAEMLDVGRRERVDVIYGVRTDRSTDTAFKRGTAKLFYRTMRRISGVDAPVDAGDFRMMSRATVDAVNALPSHGRVIRLVVPTLGFPSASVGYRRDERAAGSSKYPLGKMLRLTLDSITGFSQAPLRFATWFGLSGFVLAFAMLVLAVVRKLEGDAVSGWPSTVVIVAGFAGLQLLCLGILGEYVGRIHASLQGRPTYYVAYDSLIADQGGRSGPTSGEALLPSETATRHPSAEF from the coding sequence ATGAGAGTCGAGCTGTCCGTCGTCGTCCCGATGTTCAATGAGGAGGCGGTCCTCCCGCTGTTCGTCGAGAGGCTGCGGCCGGTGCTCGACCGGATCGGCGCGACGTACGAGGTGGTCGCCGTGGACGACGGGTCTGGTGACCTCACCGCCGCGACGCTGCAGAGGATGAAGCGGACCTGGCCGGAGCTGCGGGTGCTGCGCCTACGCACCAACTCCGGGCACCAGGCGGCGATCTCGGCCGGGCTGGTCGCCGCGCGGGGCGACTGGATGGTCACCATCGATGCCGATCTGCAGGATCCGCCCGAGGTCATCGCCGAGATGCTCGACGTAGGACGTCGTGAACGGGTCGACGTCATCTACGGCGTGCGCACCGACCGCAGCACCGACACCGCCTTCAAGCGCGGCACCGCCAAACTCTTCTACCGCACCATGCGCCGCATCTCCGGTGTCGATGCTCCCGTGGACGCCGGCGACTTCCGGATGATGTCGCGCGCCACGGTCGACGCGGTGAACGCGCTGCCCTCCCACGGCCGGGTCATCCGCCTCGTCGTGCCGACGCTGGGCTTCCCCTCCGCATCGGTCGGCTACCGGCGCGACGAGCGCGCGGCGGGCAGCTCGAAGTACCCGCTCGGCAAGATGCTCCGATTGACGCTCGACTCCATCACCGGCTTCTCCCAGGCCCCCCTGCGCTTCGCCACCTGGTTCGGGTTGAGCGGCTTCGTGCTCGCCTTCGCGATGCTGGTGCTCGCCGTGGTCCGCAAGCTGGAGGGTGACGCCGTCTCGGGGTGGCCCTCGACCGTGGTCATCGTGGCCGGTTTCGCCGGCCTGCAGCTGCTGTGCCTGGGCATCCTCGGGGAGTACGTCGGACGCATCCACGCGAGCCTGCAGGGCCGGCCGACGTACTACGTCGCGTACGACTCGCTCATCGCGGACCAGGGCGGCCGCTCCGGGCCGACGTCCGGGGAGGCGCTGCTCCCCTCGGAGACGGCGACGCGTCACCCGTCCGCGGAGTTCTAG
- a CDS encoding Rne/Rng family ribonuclease codes for MGPENDQTSTNTTDDTANAPSASVVPPAFGLLFQAPDTTARAPRIPASPPPEDTSDERSRASEDSRDRSNGSNSDADPDAGDGARPRRRGGRGRKSKSEGAPSADTEQGEGTQDEGGRKNPPRASKKQSGGDDSDAGDASVDETGPDEATDSEGRAEGDGRRRTRRRRRSGSGGGDSEDPPGTVTKVREPRAGRDEVTAIKGSTRLEAKKQRRREGREAGRRRTVITEAEFLARRESVDRVMVVRERDGRTQIGVLEDGVLVEHYVSRDSQQSSMAGNIYLGRVQNVLPSMEAAFVDVGRGRNAVLYAGEVNWDAAGLENGQAKRIENALKSGETVLAQVTKDPIGHKGARLTSQISLPGRFLVYVPGHAMTGISRKLPDTERARLKKILKEVVPADAGVIVRTAAEGASEEDLKADVERLQGTWDKIQSDAKTGHAPSLLHGEPDLALRVIRDVFNEDFTKLVISGDRAWDQVQGYLQAVAPDLAGRLEKWTGEQDLFTVHRVDEQLAKAMDRKVWLPSGGSLVIDRTEAMTVVDVNTGKFVGSGGNLEETVTKNNIEAAEEIVRQLRLRDIGGIIVVDFIDMVLESNRDLVVRRLLECLGRDRTKHQVAEVTSLGLVQMTRKRVGSGLIEVFSEECTACGGRGIIVHDHPVDKGGDTSGTTSGSGSSNGNGNNSGNGGRGRRGKNRSEAPAAPQQQPAPTGPSAAQIAAAAHAAALSAGEKAGDAAQESIEAVHDDVRRVEAAAGPAPQAEPAPEQPATVLASEAPAPAVAEPAPVVATAPATAPPARRKRKRVVAPAGPPVAGDAANLEAAITDQ; via the coding sequence ATGGGCCCCGAGAACGACCAGACCAGCACGAACACCACCGACGACACCGCGAACGCGCCGTCCGCCTCGGTGGTGCCCCCGGCGTTCGGGTTGCTGTTCCAAGCACCCGACACCACCGCACGGGCGCCGCGCATCCCCGCCTCGCCCCCGCCGGAGGACACCTCCGACGAGCGCTCGCGGGCGTCGGAGGACAGCCGCGACCGCTCCAACGGGTCCAACTCTGACGCCGACCCGGACGCGGGCGACGGTGCCCGACCCCGTCGCCGCGGTGGACGCGGACGCAAGAGCAAGAGCGAGGGTGCGCCGTCGGCTGACACCGAGCAGGGTGAGGGCACTCAGGACGAGGGCGGGCGCAAGAACCCGCCGCGTGCGTCGAAGAAGCAGTCCGGCGGGGATGACTCCGACGCCGGCGACGCCTCGGTCGACGAGACCGGCCCCGACGAAGCCACCGACTCCGAGGGCCGCGCCGAGGGTGACGGCCGCCGCCGCACCCGCCGCCGTCGGCGCAGCGGCTCCGGGGGAGGGGACAGCGAGGACCCGCCCGGCACCGTGACCAAGGTGCGCGAGCCGCGCGCCGGCCGCGACGAGGTCACCGCGATCAAGGGCTCCACCCGGTTGGAGGCCAAGAAGCAGCGCCGCCGCGAGGGCCGCGAGGCCGGTCGCCGCCGGACCGTCATCACCGAGGCCGAGTTCCTCGCCCGTCGCGAGAGCGTCGACCGGGTGATGGTCGTGCGTGAGCGCGACGGCCGCACCCAGATCGGCGTCCTCGAGGACGGCGTCCTCGTCGAGCACTACGTCTCCCGCGACTCCCAGCAGTCCTCGATGGCCGGCAACATCTACCTCGGCCGCGTGCAGAACGTGTTGCCCAGCATGGAGGCGGCGTTCGTCGACGTCGGTCGCGGTCGCAACGCCGTGCTCTACGCCGGCGAGGTCAACTGGGATGCCGCCGGCCTGGAGAACGGGCAGGCCAAGCGCATCGAGAACGCCCTGAAGTCGGGCGAGACGGTGCTGGCCCAGGTCACCAAGGACCCCATCGGTCACAAGGGCGCCCGCCTCACCTCGCAGATCTCCCTGCCAGGCCGTTTCCTGGTCTACGTGCCGGGTCACGCCATGACCGGCATCTCCCGCAAGCTGCCCGACACCGAGCGTGCCCGGCTGAAGAAGATCCTGAAGGAGGTCGTGCCCGCGGACGCCGGTGTGATCGTCCGTACGGCGGCCGAGGGCGCCAGCGAAGAGGACCTCAAGGCCGACGTCGAGCGACTGCAGGGCACCTGGGACAAGATCCAGTCCGACGCCAAGACCGGACACGCCCCCTCGCTGCTGCACGGTGAGCCGGACCTGGCGCTGCGGGTCATCCGGGACGTCTTCAACGAGGACTTCACCAAGCTCGTCATCTCCGGTGACCGGGCCTGGGACCAGGTGCAGGGCTACCTGCAGGCCGTCGCCCCCGACCTCGCCGGACGCCTGGAGAAGTGGACCGGTGAGCAGGACCTGTTCACCGTGCACCGCGTCGACGAGCAGCTCGCCAAGGCCATGGACCGCAAGGTCTGGCTGCCCTCCGGCGGATCGCTCGTCATCGACCGCACCGAGGCGATGACCGTCGTCGACGTCAACACCGGCAAGTTCGTCGGCTCCGGCGGCAACCTGGAGGAGACGGTCACCAAGAACAACATCGAGGCTGCCGAGGAGATCGTGCGCCAGTTGCGGCTGCGCGACATCGGCGGGATCATCGTGGTCGACTTCATCGACATGGTGCTGGAGTCCAACCGGGATCTGGTCGTACGCCGCCTGCTGGAGTGCCTGGGTCGCGACCGCACCAAGCACCAGGTCGCCGAGGTCACCTCGCTGGGGCTGGTGCAGATGACCCGCAAGCGGGTCGGATCCGGTCTGATCGAGGTCTTCTCCGAGGAGTGCACCGCCTGCGGTGGACGCGGGATCATCGTGCACGACCACCCGGTCGACAAGGGTGGGGACACCTCGGGCACCACCAGCGGCTCGGGCAGCAGCAACGGCAATGGCAACAACAGCGGCAACGGCGGTCGCGGCCGGCGCGGCAAGAACCGCTCCGAGGCCCCTGCGGCACCGCAGCAGCAGCCCGCACCCACCGGCCCGTCGGCGGCGCAGATCGCCGCGGCCGCGCACGCCGCCGCGCTGAGCGCGGGGGAGAAGGCCGGCGACGCGGCGCAGGAATCGATCGAGGCCGTGCACGACGACGTACGCCGGGTCGAGGCCGCGGCCGGTCCCGCCCCCCAGGCGGAGCCCGCCCCCGAGCAGCCCGCTACCGTGCTGGCCTCCGAGGCCCCGGCACCCGCCGTGGCGGAGCCGGCACCCGTGGTGGCGACCGCCCCCGCGACGGCCCCGCCGGCGCGTCGCAAGCGCAAGCGGGTCGTGGCGCCCGCCGGACCCCCCGTCGCCGGGGATGCGGCGAATTTGGAAGCCGCCATCACCGACCAGTAG